Proteins found in one Streptomyces sp. CB09001 genomic segment:
- a CDS encoding class I SAM-dependent methyltransferase, with product MTTEQQYGPTSYGQELADIYDDWIVRLQDDTEPTVRFLADLAARVAKDTGESRVLELGVGTGRVALPLAAAPGVEVTGVDASAEMLERLRGKPGSDKVSLVHGDFVRPDVRGPFGLVYIVFNTLYSLATQEDQIRCLAGAADLLPEGGAFVFQGFVPDAARFEGARQSGQRMEVARDGGTRLDLGIVHHDPVHQHMHPRYRLADPAAEREHTVRFRYVWPSELDLMARLAGLTLERRYADWDGGAFTGESQAHVAVYRKTGPVRP from the coding sequence ATGACCACTGAGCAGCAGTACGGCCCCACCAGCTACGGCCAAGAGCTGGCCGACATCTACGACGACTGGATCGTCCGCCTCCAGGACGACACCGAGCCCACCGTGCGCTTCCTGGCCGATCTCGCCGCGCGCGTCGCCAAGGACACCGGGGAGTCCCGGGTCCTCGAACTCGGCGTGGGCACGGGGCGGGTGGCCCTGCCGCTGGCCGCTGCGCCGGGCGTGGAGGTCACCGGTGTGGACGCCTCCGCCGAGATGCTGGAACGGCTGCGCGGCAAGCCCGGCAGCGACAAGGTGTCGCTGGTGCACGGCGACTTCGTGCGCCCGGACGTGCGGGGCCCGTTCGGCCTGGTCTACATCGTCTTCAACACCCTTTACAGCCTGGCCACCCAGGAGGACCAGATCCGCTGCCTCGCGGGCGCCGCGGACCTGCTCCCCGAGGGCGGTGCCTTCGTCTTCCAGGGTTTCGTGCCCGACGCGGCGCGCTTCGAGGGGGCGCGTCAGAGCGGGCAGCGGATGGAGGTGGCACGCGACGGCGGTACCCGTCTGGACCTGGGCATCGTCCACCACGATCCGGTCCACCAGCACATGCACCCCCGCTACCGCCTGGCCGACCCGGCCGCGGAGCGGGAGCACACCGTGCGGTTCCGGTACGTGTGGCCCAGTGAACTGGACCTGATGGCGCGGCTGGCCGGGCTGACCCTGGAGCGGCGGTACGCGGACTGGGACGGCGGCGCGTTCACCGGTGAGAGTCAGGCGCACGTCGCGGTGTACCGCAAGACGGGCCCCGTGCGGCCATGA
- a CDS encoding cytochrome P450, with translation MTETTTASAARSPEEHLITFFDPANRPDPYPALHRMREASPFYAMDGALLVVGRHKDVETVLRSPVASADRGKSKILSTDAVESRKEVMTFLDPPDHTRLRGLVTQAFTPRMVQGLEGRIREIVDDLVDQVARAGSPVDVPSVFSYPVPVRVICEMLGVPPEDHKIFGTWSTVLGRALDPLMAANRTPEIDKEDTETRAAFYQYFRDLIASGGARGEGLLTRLVEAEEAGDRLSEKELLATLALLVMAGHETTANLITHGILTLLRHPEQLAMLREDPSLAFGAVEEILRFEPSVQILHRMAKESIELDGFEIPADTDVLLLAAAANRDPEVFDEPDRFDITRALGRRLDHLSFSSGVHRCLGANLGKLEAALALQAFFSRVDDPELVVESLEYRPHVILRGPERMEVAFSGVR, from the coding sequence ATGACGGAGACGACGACGGCTTCCGCCGCGCGGAGCCCGGAAGAGCACCTGATCACCTTCTTCGACCCGGCGAACCGCCCGGATCCGTACCCGGCGCTGCACCGGATGCGTGAGGCGTCGCCCTTCTACGCGATGGACGGCGCGCTGCTGGTGGTGGGCCGGCACAAGGACGTGGAGACCGTGCTGCGTTCGCCGGTGGCCAGCGCGGACCGCGGCAAGTCCAAGATCCTCAGTACAGACGCGGTCGAGTCGCGCAAGGAGGTCATGACCTTCCTCGACCCTCCCGACCACACCCGGCTGCGGGGCCTGGTCACCCAGGCGTTCACGCCGCGCATGGTGCAGGGCCTGGAGGGGAGGATCAGGGAGATCGTCGACGACCTGGTGGACCAGGTGGCCCGGGCCGGTTCGCCCGTGGACGTCCCGAGCGTGTTCTCGTATCCCGTACCGGTGCGGGTGATCTGCGAGATGCTCGGTGTGCCGCCCGAGGACCACAAGATCTTCGGCACCTGGTCCACGGTGCTGGGCCGGGCGCTGGACCCGCTGATGGCGGCGAACCGGACGCCGGAGATCGACAAGGAGGACACCGAGACCCGGGCCGCGTTCTACCAGTACTTCCGCGATCTGATCGCGTCCGGCGGCGCCCGGGGCGAGGGGCTGCTGACGCGGCTGGTGGAAGCGGAGGAGGCGGGCGACCGGCTCTCCGAGAAGGAACTGCTCGCCACGCTCGCCCTGTTGGTGATGGCGGGGCACGAGACCACCGCCAACCTGATCACGCACGGCATCCTCACCCTGCTGCGCCACCCCGAGCAGCTGGCGATGCTGCGCGAGGACCCCTCCCTCGCGTTCGGGGCGGTGGAGGAGATCCTCCGCTTCGAGCCCTCGGTGCAGATCCTGCACCGGATGGCGAAGGAGTCCATCGAGCTGGACGGTTTCGAGATCCCGGCCGACACGGACGTGCTGCTCCTGGCGGCGGCCGCCAACCGCGATCCCGAGGTCTTCGACGAGCCCGACCGCTTCGACATCACCCGTGCCCTCGGCCGGCGTCTGGACCACCTGTCCTTCTCCAGCGGGGTGCACCGCTGCCTGGGCGCGAACCTCGGCAAGCTGGAGGCGGCCCTCGCCCTGCAGGCCTTCTTCTCCCGGGTCGACGACCCGGAACTGGTGGTGGAGTCGCTGGAGTACCGCCCGCACGTGATCCTGCGCGGACCCGAGCGCATGGAGGTCGCGTTCTCCGGGGTCCGCTGA